In the Chlorobium limicola DSM 245 genome, one interval contains:
- a CDS encoding DUF4438 domain-containing protein, whose protein sequence is MLKTNESALVEFLLQCQPGHPRTRGNWEVDHQGNPFLLPSIGGITLNVQVGDPAFGWAGDHVEPGVSCTADTHKPFEHPNVGLQLYSCVGNTATVTSGDAKGETGTVIGHHGGSEHLIVEFARSVKEKMTYSDTIMIRAKGQGLKLSEYPGITLFNLDPDLLKKLKILEAGDGALEVPVTTVVPAVCMGSGIGSAHVAKGDYDIMTSDPETVREYGIDRIRFGDFVALMDQDNRYGRAYRKGAVSIGIVVHSDCLEAGHGPGVTTIMTCAEPFIRPVKDRKANIADLLGIGSCAKLKRKGERS, encoded by the coding sequence ATGCTCAAAACCAATGAATCCGCTCTTGTTGAATTTCTTCTGCAGTGCCAGCCAGGTCATCCGAGAACGCGGGGTAACTGGGAGGTCGATCATCAGGGGAATCCGTTTCTGCTTCCTTCCATCGGCGGGATCACCCTGAACGTGCAGGTCGGCGATCCGGCTTTCGGCTGGGCAGGCGATCATGTCGAGCCCGGTGTCAGTTGTACCGCAGATACCCATAAACCATTCGAGCATCCCAATGTCGGACTGCAACTTTATTCCTGCGTCGGTAATACCGCCACCGTAACATCCGGAGATGCGAAAGGGGAGACCGGCACGGTTATCGGTCACCACGGAGGGTCAGAACATCTCATTGTCGAATTTGCCCGTTCGGTCAAGGAAAAAATGACTTACAGCGATACCATCATGATCAGGGCGAAAGGACAGGGCTTGAAACTCTCAGAATATCCCGGCATAACGCTTTTCAACCTCGATCCGGATCTGTTGAAAAAGCTGAAAATCCTCGAAGCCGGCGACGGTGCTCTCGAAGTTCCGGTGACTACCGTGGTTCCGGCGGTCTGCATGGGGTCCGGTATCGGATCCGCCCATGTTGCCAAGGGGGATTACGATATCATGACCAGCGACCCCGAAACCGTCAGGGAGTACGGTATAGACAGGATCCGTTTCGGCGATTTCGTGGCGCTCATGGATCAGGATAACCGGTACGGCAGGGCGTACCGCAAAGGCGCCGTCTCCATCGGGATCGTCGTACACAGCGACTGTCTCGAAGCCGGTCACGGGCCGGGAGTCACGACCATCATGACCTGCGCGGAACCCTTCATCAGGCCGGTGAAAGACCGGAAAGCCAATATCGCCGATCTGCTCGGTATCGGAAGCTGTGCGAAATTGAAAAGGAAAGGCGAACGTTCATAA
- a CDS encoding M23 family metallopeptidase, translating into MKTPKPFLAAAAVQLKHYLSRAERSFWLPFSAASLVMIFSIFTILSSAPGTYIDELGFTGDSDYVVIEDASEIKKPAIDKKIVQPGESLYTILIANGLTPANVDAIARQLKGSFSIRGFRPGQNYEIEKNGDGLFQRFTYFQDRAVTIHIERESESGDLKIRRDAKEYETRVATIEGSVSKTLASELARRERSGLMRPTRKLFAGRLDFKRDIKPGSEFRLLFEEKWLDDECISTGKIIAAEISVNKKKYTAYRYTDAKGKTGYYDEQGNALEAPEKTAQFIQPCSYSRISSGYGYRVHPLRRTRHFHGGVDMAARTGTPVKAVAEGTVIFRGSKGGAGNMITLKHPGGYHSQYLHLSRYAPKAGNGRRVSQGEIIGYVGSTGSSTGPHLDFRMIHNGKPVNPLTALSASKPEPGLSRQEKNNLLAEISVLKTQLDNNRMLAAGPTKKQTPVL; encoded by the coding sequence ATGAAAACACCCAAACCGTTCCTGGCAGCTGCAGCCGTCCAGCTTAAACACTATCTCAGCCGCGCAGAACGCTCGTTCTGGCTCCCCTTTTCCGCAGCCTCTCTTGTCATGATCTTTTCCATATTCACCATCCTCAGCTCAGCCCCCGGCACCTATATCGATGAACTCGGCTTTACCGGCGACAGTGATTACGTTGTCATCGAGGATGCATCCGAAATAAAAAAACCAGCCATAGACAAAAAAATCGTACAACCCGGTGAATCGCTCTACACCATTCTCATCGCCAACGGCCTCACTCCGGCAAATGTCGACGCCATAGCCAGGCAGCTCAAGGGAAGTTTTTCAATCCGCGGGTTCCGCCCCGGCCAGAATTATGAAATAGAAAAAAACGGCGACGGCCTCTTTCAGCGGTTCACCTATTTTCAGGATCGCGCCGTAACCATACATATCGAACGTGAAAGCGAAAGCGGCGACCTGAAGATACGGCGCGACGCGAAAGAATATGAAACCCGCGTTGCCACCATCGAAGGGTCGGTGTCGAAAACCCTCGCTTCGGAACTCGCCAGGAGAGAACGTTCCGGACTGATGCGCCCGACAAGAAAGCTGTTTGCCGGACGCCTCGATTTCAAGCGTGACATTAAACCCGGCTCGGAATTCCGCCTGCTTTTTGAAGAAAAATGGCTTGACGATGAATGTATCAGCACCGGCAAAATCATTGCAGCCGAAATTTCTGTAAACAAAAAGAAATACACTGCATACCGTTACACCGACGCGAAAGGCAAAACCGGGTATTACGACGAACAAGGCAATGCACTCGAAGCACCCGAAAAAACCGCACAGTTCATTCAGCCCTGCAGTTATTCCCGAATTTCAAGCGGCTACGGCTACAGGGTTCATCCTCTCCGCAGAACACGCCACTTCCACGGCGGAGTGGATATGGCCGCACGCACCGGTACTCCGGTAAAAGCGGTGGCTGAAGGAACCGTCATTTTCAGAGGCAGCAAAGGCGGAGCCGGCAACATGATTACCCTGAAACATCCGGGAGGATACCACAGCCAGTACCTGCACCTGAGCCGCTATGCCCCGAAAGCGGGAAACGGCAGAAGGGTAAGCCAGGGCGAGATTATCGGCTATGTTGGTTCGACAGGCAGCTCAACCGGCCCGCACCTTGATTTTCGTATGATCCATAACGGAAAGCCGGTCAATCCGCTTACGGCGCTTTCAGCTTCGAAACCGGAACCGGGACTTTCAAGGCAGGAAAAAAACAACCTGCTGGCAGAAATTTCAGTACTGAAAACGCAGCTTGACAACAACAGGATGCTGGCCGCAGGACCTACGAAAAAACAGACGCCGGTGTTGTAG
- the arfB gene encoding alternative ribosome rescue aminoacyl-tRNA hydrolase ArfB, with protein sequence MLFIAPSIQIPESEIELRPMRSQGAGGQNVNKVETAVHLRFDISLSSLPEELRERLLQMKDRRITSEGIIIIKAQCFRSQENNREDAMRRLQELLQRALHVPVARKPTRPSRSSREKRLGIKKRRSEVKTMRKRIDT encoded by the coding sequence ATGTTGTTTATTGCACCATCCATACAGATACCCGAGAGTGAGATTGAACTGCGTCCCATGCGATCGCAAGGTGCAGGGGGCCAGAACGTCAACAAGGTCGAAACTGCCGTACATCTGCGGTTTGATATTTCGCTCTCTTCTCTTCCCGAAGAGCTCAGGGAGCGGCTTCTGCAGATGAAAGACCGCCGCATTACCTCGGAAGGGATCATCATCATCAAGGCGCAATGCTTCCGCAGCCAGGAAAATAACAGGGAGGATGCGATGCGCCGCCTTCAGGAACTGCTGCAGCGGGCCCTGCATGTGCCCGTTGCAAGGAAGCCGACCAGGCCTTCACGGAGTTCCAGGGAAAAACGCCTCGGTATCAAGAAACGGCGTTCGGAAGTGAAGACAATGCGGAAGCGAATCGATACGTAG
- a CDS encoding HAD family hydrolase, translated as MSVVLLDIGNVLVDVDFTVFCRKVSRHGENGAEELYGRYCVSEFKDLFDKGAIAPIDYLETIAGDPETRPMTIRELKTAWQDIFSPKNEAPESVREMMLSHTVWIMSDTDPLHFTALLNNVPVLRTAERYWLSFEHGYLKREPGAFHEVLSCSGQNAKQFVLIDDREDNCQCAESCGIKAVHFRDWSQALQELQDL; from the coding sequence ATGAGCGTCGTTCTTCTTGATATCGGCAATGTGCTGGTCGATGTCGATTTCACGGTTTTCTGCAGGAAGGTATCACGGCATGGCGAAAACGGAGCGGAGGAACTCTATGGCCGGTATTGCGTGAGTGAGTTCAAAGATCTGTTCGATAAAGGCGCGATCGCTCCGATCGACTATCTTGAAACGATTGCCGGCGATCCGGAAACCCGACCCATGACGATCCGGGAGCTGAAAACGGCATGGCAGGATATTTTTTCCCCTAAAAACGAGGCTCCGGAGTCGGTGCGTGAGATGATGCTGAGCCATACGGTCTGGATCATGAGCGACACCGACCCGCTCCATTTTACCGCACTTCTCAATAATGTGCCGGTATTGAGAACAGCCGAACGTTACTGGCTCTCTTTTGAACACGGTTATCTCAAGAGGGAACCGGGTGCGTTTCATGAGGTGCTTTCCTGTTCCGGACAGAACGCAAAACAGTTCGTGCTGATCGATGACCGCGAAGATAACTGCCAGTGCGCCGAATCATGCGGCATCAAGGCAGTTCATTTCAGGGACTGGAGTCAGGCGCTTCAGGAGCTGCAGGATTTATAA
- a CDS encoding YidB family protein, with protein MDLSSLLQLGASVIRGNSDKTTTGIPLDKLGSALSGLLGGQNGKPDLGALLSNLQTSGLGEIAASWLGKGANQAVSPDALSGVIGIDKLKEFAAQLGISEESAKNAVADALPVMFDKASPDGSLLGDLAGNFGGLSGMLDSAKKLF; from the coding sequence ATGGATCTTTCATCACTGCTTCAGCTTGGCGCTTCGGTCATCCGGGGAAACAGCGACAAAACCACGACCGGCATACCGCTCGATAAGCTTGGTTCCGCACTCTCCGGTCTGCTTGGAGGACAAAACGGCAAACCCGATTTAGGCGCCCTCCTTTCCAACCTTCAGACCAGTGGCCTGGGAGAGATCGCGGCCTCATGGCTCGGAAAAGGAGCGAACCAGGCGGTTTCACCCGATGCTCTGTCTGGCGTCATCGGCATCGATAAACTAAAGGAGTTCGCTGCTCAACTCGGTATTTCCGAAGAGAGCGCCAAAAATGCCGTAGCCGACGCACTGCCCGTCATGTTCGACAAGGCAAGCCCTGACGGCTCCCTGCTCGGCGATCTGGCCGGAAACTTCGGGGGACTCAGCGGAATGCTCGATTCTGCGAAAAAGCTGTTCTGA
- a CDS encoding WD40 repeat domain-containing protein, with protein MGFLSKVFGKKEVELKRPKVQEDVNLIKTMEGHQDRVLGVKFNADGTKLVSGGFDELVMLWDVATGKPLHTMKGHETWVECIDYSRDGRWLASGSTDSTVRIWDPATGNCVHVCKGHDTAVRMVAFSPDSRVLASCSRDTTIRLWDVETGRETARFLGHKSYIECLAWSHDGKKIASCGEEPVIKIWDVASGKNIANYQTGDTLSHAVVFSPDDSRIAFCGRDAKVKILDAATGEILKVLVGHEDGVRSVCFNPDGSAVASAANDESVRLWDVKSGALLHTYRGHTHEVQSVDISPDGRVIASGSDDFKIKLWGIK; from the coding sequence ATGGGGTTCTTATCAAAAGTATTCGGTAAAAAGGAAGTCGAGCTGAAACGTCCGAAAGTGCAGGAGGATGTCAATCTCATCAAGACCATGGAAGGCCACCAGGACAGGGTGCTCGGGGTTAAATTCAATGCCGACGGCACAAAACTGGTAAGCGGCGGGTTCGATGAACTGGTTATGCTCTGGGATGTGGCGACAGGCAAGCCCCTTCATACCATGAAAGGTCACGAAACATGGGTGGAGTGTATCGATTACAGTCGTGACGGCAGATGGCTGGCCAGCGGCAGTACCGACAGTACGGTCAGAATCTGGGATCCTGCGACCGGCAATTGTGTCCATGTATGCAAAGGACACGATACTGCCGTGCGCATGGTTGCTTTCAGCCCTGACAGCAGGGTGCTTGCAAGCTGTTCAAGGGACACCACTATCCGTCTCTGGGATGTGGAGACCGGAAGGGAAACCGCACGTTTTCTCGGACATAAATCGTATATCGAATGCCTTGCCTGGAGTCACGACGGCAAAAAAATCGCAAGTTGCGGCGAAGAGCCGGTCATTAAAATCTGGGATGTCGCATCCGGAAAAAATATCGCAAACTATCAGACCGGCGACACCCTCTCCCATGCCGTAGTTTTCAGTCCAGACGACAGCCGCATCGCCTTCTGCGGACGTGATGCGAAGGTGAAAATTCTCGATGCGGCCACAGGTGAAATCCTTAAAGTACTCGTCGGTCATGAGGATGGTGTCCGCAGTGTCTGCTTCAACCCCGACGGTTCGGCGGTCGCCAGCGCGGCCAACGACGAGTCGGTCAGGCTTTGGGATGTCAAAAGCGGCGCATTGCTGCACACCTACCGGGGTCATACCCACGAGGTGCAGTCGGTCGATATTTCACCCGACGGACGGGTTATCGCCAGCGGCAGTGACGACTTCAAGATCAAGCTCTGGGGAATCAAGTAA
- a CDS encoding glycosyltransferase, which produces MLLLLYQVIVLLSLLVFGGILLFNLAELHSLPESPDASGDRPFVSVLVPVRNEEHVIEACVLSLLAQDYPRYEVVVLDDCSEDRSLEILRRLEAASGSRLRIVQGKPLPEGWHGKAWACRQLGDLGGGELLLFTDADTRHKPEGISRSVAALYESGADMLTLTPYQEMAGFLEKLVIPLVYFILMCYLPLRFVRTSPKSVFCSAIGQFMLFRREIYRNIGGHRAVKAAIVEDVWLCREVKKAGGRVAVYNGIDALSCRMYRSPGEIIRGFSKNLFAGLGYRSFGLFSLVVLTLAFHVLPYGFLTAALLSGDFSASLFVLPFLQIATALFCRLLIADRFHQPAGFALLHALSQLALIAIALNSFAITRFGKGPQWKGRHYQFAGRRKGESGQ; this is translated from the coding sequence ATGCTGCTTCTCCTCTATCAGGTTATTGTTTTACTGTCGCTGCTGGTTTTTGGCGGCATCCTGCTTTTCAACCTCGCCGAACTGCACTCTCTTCCCGAATCGCCTGACGCTTCCGGCGACAGGCCGTTCGTTTCCGTTCTGGTTCCGGTAAGAAACGAGGAGCATGTCATCGAAGCATGTGTGCTTTCGCTGCTTGCACAGGACTATCCCCGGTACGAAGTGGTTGTGCTGGACGACTGTTCGGAAGATCGTAGTCTGGAGATTCTTAGGCGTCTTGAAGCCGCATCTGGTTCGCGGCTTCGAATTGTGCAGGGTAAACCGCTTCCCGAAGGATGGCACGGCAAGGCATGGGCCTGCCGTCAGCTTGGCGATCTCGGTGGCGGCGAGCTTCTGCTTTTCACCGATGCCGATACCCGGCACAAACCGGAAGGGATCAGTCGTTCGGTCGCAGCCCTGTATGAGTCCGGAGCGGATATGCTCACCCTTACCCCCTATCAGGAGATGGCGGGATTTCTGGAAAAACTGGTTATTCCACTGGTTTATTTCATTCTCATGTGCTATCTGCCGCTCCGTTTTGTGCGGACATCGCCAAAGAGCGTTTTCTGTTCGGCTATTGGTCAGTTCATGCTTTTTCGACGGGAGATCTACCGGAATATCGGTGGGCACCGGGCCGTGAAAGCAGCCATAGTCGAGGATGTCTGGCTCTGCAGGGAGGTGAAAAAAGCGGGTGGCCGCGTCGCTGTTTACAACGGCATCGATGCCCTGAGCTGCAGGATGTACCGTTCGCCAGGCGAAATCATCCGGGGTTTTTCGAAAAACCTCTTTGCCGGACTCGGTTATCGTTCCTTCGGGTTGTTTTCTCTTGTGGTTCTGACCCTTGCTTTTCATGTGCTTCCTTACGGCTTCCTTACGGCAGCCCTCCTGTCAGGTGATTTCAGCGCATCCCTCTTTGTTCTGCCGTTTCTGCAGATCGCGACAGCTCTTTTCTGCAGGTTGCTTATTGCCGACAGGTTCCATCAACCGGCAGGTTTTGCGCTTTTACACGCCCTTTCCCAGCTGGCGCTCATAGCCATTGCGCTGAACTCTTTTGCGATTACCCGGTTCGGAAAGGGGCCGCAATGGAAAGGAAGGCATTATCAATTTGCAGGCAGGAGGAAGGGGGAGAGTGGGCAGTAG
- the hisG gene encoding ATP phosphoribosyltransferase yields the protein MSNPVLKLGLPKGSLQDSTLDLFAHAGFHFSVQSRSYFPSIDDDELEAILIRAQEMAHYVELGAFDVGLTGKDWIIETDAEVVEVADLVYSKASMRPVRWVLAVPESSSINSVKDLEGKHIATEVVNITKKYLAKHGVNASVEFSWGATEVKPPDLADAIVEVTETGSSLRANKLRIVDTILESNTKLIANKASWNDPWKREKIESMAMLLQGAINAQGKVGLKMNTPKASLDAVLSIIPALRQPTVSHLADEGWVALEVIVTEKIVRKLIPELKRAGAEGIFEYDINKLID from the coding sequence ATGAGTAATCCCGTACTGAAGCTTGGTTTGCCGAAAGGCAGTCTGCAGGACTCCACCCTCGATCTTTTCGCACATGCAGGCTTTCACTTTTCCGTTCAAAGCCGCTCTTATTTTCCATCCATAGATGATGATGAGCTTGAAGCCATTCTTATTCGTGCACAGGAAATGGCTCATTATGTGGAACTCGGCGCCTTCGATGTCGGTCTGACCGGCAAGGACTGGATTATCGAGACCGACGCCGAAGTGGTTGAGGTTGCAGATCTGGTCTATTCAAAGGCCTCCATGCGTCCCGTTCGCTGGGTGCTTGCCGTTCCTGAAAGCTCGTCGATCAATTCGGTAAAGGATCTTGAAGGGAAGCATATTGCAACGGAAGTCGTCAACATCACAAAAAAATATCTGGCAAAGCATGGTGTCAACGCCTCGGTAGAGTTCAGCTGGGGCGCTACCGAAGTGAAACCTCCCGATCTCGCCGATGCCATTGTCGAGGTAACCGAAACCGGTTCGTCGCTCAGGGCCAACAAGCTCAGGATTGTCGATACTATCCTTGAGTCGAATACCAAACTCATTGCCAACAAGGCGTCCTGGAACGATCCGTGGAAGCGGGAGAAAATCGAGAGCATGGCCATGCTGTTGCAGGGAGCCATCAACGCACAGGGAAAAGTCGGACTGAAGATGAACACCCCGAAGGCCTCACTTGATGCCGTTCTTTCCATTATTCCGGCACTCCGCCAGCCGACCGTTTCGCATCTTGCCGATGAGGGCTGGGTTGCGCTCGAGGTGATCGTGACAGAAAAGATCGTCCGCAAGCTTATTCCCGAGCTGAAACGTGCCGGTGCCGAAGGCATTTTTGAGTACGATATCAATAAGCTGATCGACTGA
- a CDS encoding UDP-2,3-diacylglucosamine diphosphatase, which translates to MVVSNQNKHGIYFISDIHFGLQSEDEERLKLDRLERLFALIKQDGRSLFMLGDILDYWMEFRHVIPKGFSRLICLLSDLVRSDVEVFYVAGNHDFYLGSFFERELGIQTRYGMNNFEYAGRKFLYAHGDGLGDGDLGYKFFARFVRNRFNLALLTAFHSDLAISLMKRLSYLSRHHKPVDIPKESNRLLNFAESIAAEREFDYFVCGHNHAKGEHLLANGKSRYINLGTWIDGRYPYGVFMHGEFHLKELQR; encoded by the coding sequence ATGGTTGTCAGTAATCAGAATAAACACGGTATCTATTTTATCAGCGATATACACTTCGGGCTTCAGAGCGAGGACGAGGAACGCCTGAAGCTTGATCGACTCGAACGACTTTTTGCCCTGATAAAGCAGGACGGTCGTTCACTCTTCATGCTTGGTGATATACTTGATTACTGGATGGAATTTCGTCATGTCATTCCGAAAGGGTTCAGCAGACTGATCTGTCTGCTTTCGGATCTTGTACGCAGCGATGTCGAAGTGTTCTATGTGGCGGGAAACCATGATTTTTATCTCGGCAGCTTTTTCGAGCGTGAACTCGGGATCCAAACCCGTTACGGGATGAACAATTTCGAATATGCCGGTCGGAAGTTCCTGTATGCCCATGGCGACGGCCTGGGAGACGGTGACCTCGGGTACAAGTTTTTTGCGCGTTTTGTCAGGAATCGATTCAATCTCGCCCTGTTGACCGCCTTTCATTCCGATCTGGCAATATCCCTTATGAAGCGCCTCTCATACCTGAGCCGTCATCATAAACCGGTCGATATTCCAAAGGAATCAAACCGGTTGTTAAATTTTGCAGAATCGATAGCCGCAGAAAGAGAATTTGATTATTTTGTTTGCGGACACAATCATGCAAAAGGGGAGCATCTGCTTGCTAACGGTAAAAGCCGGTATATCAATCTCGGTACATGGATCGACGGCAGATATCCTTATGGTGTGTTTATGCATGGTGAGTTTCATCTGAAGGAACTCCAACGTTAA
- a CDS encoding diacylglycerol/polyprenol kinase family protein: MIMLQATFFSLPVVWHNALVTLLTFVYVFSVPPLMDYLVTNHGLPRDISRKITHICAGSAIVFLPLFIDGHWSQYLNITVFAVWTILLIQKGLFAADDDQAVKTMTRTGDKRELLKGTLYFVLVAMLCGTLYYKTFEGVLAMAVLGWGDGLAPIIGTRYGKMKYRILSDKSVEGSLAFLVGSAAAGLFFVSLIVPEAFDAGKILLIALIAMAVEGMSPKEVDNLTIPAAVILAAQFL, translated from the coding sequence ATGATCATGCTTCAGGCTACCTTCTTTTCGCTTCCAGTCGTCTGGCATAATGCGCTGGTTACTCTGCTGACCTTTGTCTATGTGTTCAGCGTTCCTCCCCTTATGGACTATCTGGTGACCAACCATGGGTTACCGCGAGATATCAGCAGAAAAATAACCCATATCTGTGCCGGCTCGGCAATTGTTTTTCTGCCTCTTTTTATAGACGGTCACTGGTCGCAGTATCTGAATATTACTGTTTTCGCTGTCTGGACCATTCTTCTGATCCAGAAAGGCCTGTTCGCCGCTGACGACGATCAGGCGGTAAAGACCATGACCCGTACCGGCGATAAAAGGGAACTGCTTAAAGGCACGCTCTATTTTGTGCTGGTTGCCATGCTTTGCGGAACACTTTACTACAAGACTTTCGAAGGAGTTCTGGCCATGGCCGTGCTTGGGTGGGGCGACGGTCTTGCTCCTATAATCGGCACCCGTTACGGAAAAATGAAATACCGGATTCTCAGCGACAAGAGTGTTGAAGGCAGTCTTGCGTTTCTTGTCGGAAGTGCGGCTGCCGGATTGTTTTTTGTTTCATTGATTGTGCCCGAGGCTTTCGATGCCGGAAAAATTCTGCTGATAGCTCTGATTGCAATGGCAGTCGAGGGGATGAGCCCCAAAGAGGTTGATAATCTTACCATTCCTGCCGCGGTTATTCTTGCCGCACAGTTCTTATGA
- the bchG gene encoding (bacterio)chlorophyll synthase gives MSVAVQRPGFVDKLRAHLELLDPVTWISVFPCLAGGVMASGAMQPTLHDYLLLASIFLLYGPLGTGFSQSVNDYFDLELDRVNEPTRPIPSGRLSVQEALWNSIVVLLLAIGLGVFLGLHIGGVRGTVIIVSILTALVIAYIYSAPPLKLKKNIVTSAPAVGFSYSFVTFLSANALFSDIRPEVIWLAGLNFFMAIALIIMNDFKSVEGDKEGGLKSLAVMIGSRNTFLVSFIIIDLVFAVLAWLAWSWGFTVAIVLVLIGLALNIVIQIQLLRDPKSSISFMKGTVEDGFGNAIGKSEVQEHNAFLRYQVANNILFLLNNLIVAGMIGAKYM, from the coding sequence ATGTCAGTTGCCGTACAACGACCTGGATTTGTCGATAAACTCAGGGCCCATCTCGAACTGCTTGATCCGGTAACCTGGATCAGCGTTTTTCCCTGTCTTGCCGGCGGTGTTATGGCATCGGGGGCCATGCAGCCAACCCTTCACGATTACCTTCTGCTTGCATCGATCTTTCTGCTTTACGGTCCGCTTGGAACCGGTTTCAGTCAATCTGTCAACGATTATTTCGATCTCGAACTCGACCGTGTCAACGAGCCTACGCGTCCTATTCCCTCGGGTCGCCTGAGCGTACAGGAAGCGCTCTGGAACAGTATCGTCGTGCTGCTGCTTGCCATCGGTCTGGGCGTCTTTCTCGGTCTGCATATCGGCGGCGTTCGGGGTACGGTTATTATCGTTTCGATTCTGACTGCACTTGTTATTGCCTACATTTACTCCGCTCCTCCTCTCAAGCTCAAGAAAAATATCGTTACCTCCGCTCCCGCGGTCGGGTTTTCGTACAGTTTCGTTACGTTTTTATCGGCCAATGCCCTGTTCAGCGATATACGTCCCGAAGTGATCTGGCTTGCAGGGCTTAATTTTTTCATGGCCATAGCACTCATCATCATGAACGATTTCAAGTCTGTCGAGGGAGACAAGGAGGGCGGGCTTAAATCTCTGGCGGTCATGATCGGGTCCAGAAATACGTTTCTGGTTTCGTTCATCATCATTGATCTTGTGTTTGCTGTGCTTGCCTGGCTCGCCTGGAGCTGGGGGTTCACGGTGGCGATTGTGCTGGTGCTCATCGGTCTGGCGTTGAACATCGTCATTCAGATACAATTGCTGCGCGATCCGAAAAGCAGCATATCCTTTATGAAAGGCACCGTCGAGGACGGATTCGGCAATGCGATAGGGAAAAGCGAAGTGCAGGAGCACAATGCCTTTCTCCGATATCAGGTCGCCAACAATATTCTCTTTCTTCTGAATAACCTGATTGTGGCCGGTATGATCGGCGCGAAATACATGTGA
- the miaB gene encoding tRNA (N6-isopentenyl adenosine(37)-C2)-methylthiotransferase MiaB: protein MPRDRRKFYIHTFGCQMNQADSGIIAALLEQDGYQQASSEEEAGIIMLNTCAVRENAVERIAHYLQHVKGFKRKCPELLVGLTGCIPQYRREELFTVFPVIDFLAGPDTYRVLPVLIAEAGKGRAARLDFNPFETYDGVTQARTQSLTAFVPIMRGCNNMCAFCVVPFTRGRERSHPFGSVLDEVRALAESGCREITLLGQNVNSYHDSQSGADFSRLLDAVSREAPETRIRFTTSHPKDMSHSLVETMASRPNICNHLHLPVQSGSTRMLARMNRGHDIEDYRNKIELLRERIPGISLSTDLIAGFCGESDADHCQTLELMREVRFDSAFMFYYSVRPGTLAARTMPDDVPEEVKKQRLQEIIDLQNGISAELLRLAIGSVVEVLVESESRRSSDQLMGRTGGNRVVVFDRGIHQPGDMVRVMITGSTSATLIGRAAENQH from the coding sequence ATGCCGAGAGATCGCAGAAAATTCTATATCCATACCTTCGGATGCCAGATGAATCAGGCTGACAGCGGCATTATTGCGGCGCTGCTGGAACAAGATGGATATCAGCAGGCCTCTTCGGAAGAGGAGGCTGGCATCATTATGCTCAATACCTGTGCGGTCCGGGAGAACGCCGTTGAACGCATCGCCCACTACCTTCAGCATGTGAAAGGGTTCAAGAGAAAGTGCCCCGAACTGCTCGTCGGTCTCACCGGCTGTATTCCCCAGTATCGCCGGGAAGAGCTGTTTACCGTTTTTCCCGTTATCGATTTTCTTGCGGGCCCCGACACCTATCGCGTTCTTCCCGTACTGATTGCCGAGGCCGGAAAAGGCCGGGCGGCACGGCTGGATTTCAATCCTTTCGAGACCTATGATGGGGTCACACAGGCAAGAACGCAATCGCTCACCGCTTTTGTGCCGATTATGCGGGGTTGCAACAACATGTGTGCATTCTGTGTCGTTCCATTCACCAGAGGACGTGAGCGCAGCCATCCGTTCGGTTCTGTTCTCGATGAGGTTCGTGCGCTTGCCGAAAGCGGCTGCAGAGAGATAACGCTGCTCGGTCAGAACGTCAATTCATACCATGATTCTCAATCCGGCGCCGATTTTTCCAGGTTGCTCGACGCAGTCAGCCGGGAAGCTCCCGAAACGCGCATACGGTTTACTACCTCCCATCCGAAGGATATGTCGCACTCGCTTGTGGAAACGATGGCATCACGGCCGAATATCTGCAATCATCTTCATCTTCCGGTACAGTCCGGTTCGACGCGTATGCTTGCCCGGATGAACAGAGGGCATGACATCGAGGATTACCGGAATAAAATAGAGCTTCTTCGCGAACGGATTCCCGGCATATCGCTCTCCACCGATCTTATCGCGGGCTTTTGCGGCGAAAGTGACGCTGATCATTGCCAAACGCTCGAACTGATGCGCGAAGTCCGTTTCGATTCGGCCTTCATGTTTTACTATTCCGTCAGACCGGGAACCCTTGCCGCCCGAACCATGCCCGATGATGTACCTGAAGAGGTTAAAAAACAGAGGCTGCAGGAGATTATCGACCTGCAGAATGGTATTTCAGCGGAGCTGCTTCGCCTGGCGATTGGTTCTGTCGTTGAAGTTCTTGTCGAATCGGAAAGTCGTCGTTCTTCCGATCAGCTCATGGGAAGAACAGGCGGCAACCGGGTTGTCGTGTTCGACCGGGGCATCCATCAACCCGGAGACATGGTCAGGGTTATGATTACCGGATCGACTTCGGCAACGCTTATCGGTCGGGCAGCAGAGAATCAGCATTGA